The nucleotide sequence AAGAAAAAGAAATTATAATTTGGCTAGGGAATAATCGTGAATCTACGTCCTTGGAGCAACTCACAGAAGATTTAGTTTCTTCAAACGCCAAAGCACAAGTTGCCAGTAATCTACAATCATTACAACGGCGAATTCCCTTAGAAAAAAGTTTAACTGGCTTTAGTTTACAACCAGTATTAATTGAATATATTACCGAAATTTTAATTGAAGAAGTTAGTGAAGAAATTATCCAAGGTAACATTGAAACATTAAATCGCTATGCTTTACTAAGAGCGTTAGGAAAAGACTATCTCAGAGAAACACATATTCGTTTAATTCTTAAGCCAATTTTTGAACGACTTCTTGAATACTGGGGAGAACAAACTGCGCTAGAAAACCAGATTAAACAGATACTCGAAAAAATGCAATCGCAATCCTTTGTTGGTTATGGTGTTGGAAATTTACTCAACCTACTTTGCCAAATGAATGCTGATTTGAAAGGGTATGATTTTTCTGGTTTAGAAATTCGGCAAGCCTATCTTCAAGGTATGAACTTAGCTCATGTTAACTTTATCAATGCTGAGTTTAGCAAAACCGTTTTTACACAATCCTTTGGGGGGATTCATGGATTAGCGTTTAGTCCCGATGGTCAACGGTTAGCCGCTGGAGATTCTCAGGGGAAAATTCGGATCTTTCGAGTGGTAGATGGACAACAAATTCTAACCCTTGGTACGCATCGTTGGTGGACAGTTTCTGTTTCTTTTAGTCCTGATGGCCAAAAATTGGTGAGTAGCAGTTTAGATCCCACGGTTAAATTATGGGATTTACAAACGGGTCAATGTCTTCATAATTTACAAGGACACAGTAAATATGTTTGGTCAGTGATCTATAGTCCCGATGGCCGAATCATTGCTAGTGCTAGTGATGACGAAACGATTAAACTGTGGGATAGTAACACAGGTCAATGCCTTAAAACCTTAACCGGTCATACTGATTGGGTTGTCGGAGTAGCTTTTAGTAGAGATAGTCAACATTTAATCAGTGGTAGTTATGACAATGACATTAAATTATGGGATATTGCGACAGGAAAATGTTTAAAAACTTTCCAAGGACACCAAGATGCGGTTTGGATAGTCAATTTTAGTTCTGATGGTCAAACTATCTTCAGTTCAAGTTGCGATAAGACTGTAAAAATCTGGAATGTTAGTACAGGAGAATGTCTCAAGACTTTACGGGGACACGCTAAAGAAATTAAAGCCATGTCTGTTAGTCCCGATGGAAATACTATTGTTAGTGGCTGTTTTGAACCAACTGTAAAGCTTTGGGATGCTAAGACAGGTAAATGTCTGAATACATTGCTTGGACATTTGACAGGAATACGAACTGTAGCTTTTAGTCCTGATGGTCAAATTGTAGCCACAGGCGATAATGACCAAACAATCAAGCTATGGAAAATTAAAACAGGAGAATGCTTACAGACTTGGCAAGGATACACTAACTGGATGTGGTCAGTTGCTTTTAGTTCTGATGGTCGAACCGTCGTTAGTGGGGGTGTCGATAAAATTTTGAGGCTTTGGGATATTCAAACAGGAAGATGTTTAAAGTCCTTAAGTGGACATGAGGCATGGATTTGGTCAGTAAATATTAGTGCTGATGGTCGCATAGTTGCCAGTAGTGGTGATGATGAAACCATCAGACTTTGGGATATAAAAACGGGACAATGTATCAGGACTCTACGACATTCAGTTGATCACTATCAAGGTGGAACTTGGGCAGTTGCCTTTAGTCTCAATGGTCAATATATTGCTAGTGGTTCTCAA is from Crocosphaera subtropica ATCC 51142 and encodes:
- a CDS encoding WD40 repeat domain-containing protein, which encodes MSYLQKTILLKSWEGRKYEQIAQETGYDSEYVKDTGYRLWRLLSELLGEQVNKKNFKAHLEQYNHSSFIPKSYHNWGNAPDLPNFFGRTQELETLKQWILQERCQLIAIVGLAGIGKTQLSVKLGKGGIGKTELSLKLARSIKEEFDYIIWRSLLNAPSVTDIISDLIKYLSNQQEVTPPKTLNAQILQLLSYLQKYRCLIILDNAETLLQKETNTLKYLQGYEGYGQLFETIGQVAHQSCFLLTSREKPQTICQLTAKINTVRFLELQGLNYLEGQKIFKNIEDPKFPYIGSEQEWKEVIDLYNGNPLALKLTAHHIKEVFFGNIANFLQKGKLIFNDLQELLNWHFERLSLQEKEIIIWLGNNRESTSLEQLTEDLVSSNAKAQVASNLQSLQRRIPLEKSLTGFSLQPVLIEYITEILIEEVSEEIIQGNIETLNRYALLRALGKDYLRETHIRLILKPIFERLLEYWGEQTALENQIKQILEKMQSQSFVGYGVGNLLNLLCQMNADLKGYDFSGLEIRQAYLQGMNLAHVNFINAEFSKTVFTQSFGGIHGLAFSPDGQRLAAGDSQGKIRIFRVVDGQQILTLGTHRWWTVSVSFSPDGQKLVSSSLDPTVKLWDLQTGQCLHNLQGHSKYVWSVIYSPDGRIIASASDDETIKLWDSNTGQCLKTLTGHTDWVVGVAFSRDSQHLISGSYDNDIKLWDIATGKCLKTFQGHQDAVWIVNFSSDGQTIFSSSCDKTVKIWNVSTGECLKTLRGHAKEIKAMSVSPDGNTIVSGCFEPTVKLWDAKTGKCLNTLLGHLTGIRTVAFSPDGQIVATGDNDQTIKLWKIKTGECLQTWQGYTNWMWSVAFSSDGRTVVSGGVDKILRLWDIQTGRCLKSLSGHEAWIWSVNISADGRIVASSGDDETIRLWDIKTGQCIRTLRHSVDHYQGGTWAVAFSLNGQYIASGSQDSLVKLWDVQTGELITIFDEHKNWIWSVAFSPDSKILASGSDDQTIKLWDIKTKKCINTLTGHTNKVRSIAFGNNSQFLVSGSEDHTVKLWDITTGDCLKTFEGHQGWIWSVDFSANGKYIASASEDTTVKLWNVATRECLYTFRGHKGLVRSTAFSADSKVVLTGSTDGTLKLWDVVTGECLKTMQASRPYEGMNITGVKGLTQAQKMILKDLGAVEK